The following proteins are encoded in a genomic region of Flexivirga oryzae:
- a CDS encoding DUF5691 domain-containing protein — translation MTDDAELGLWWDDLRGAALVGTARREPPAWPSTGLGVAARPDADRETAVLDGAALGATLRQAGRSAGVIAPPPAPAPPETRVVASPRAVQLLALLIGQRPVGLRMRDRLLDHWCVRAERAGCVIPPEQVAPLLELATSQPQLRSAARRVLGARGNWLGGQRPTWRWAIGTGSGTDDAFQPADLTDEGFADLVHAARARDADGGRDLLEHAWDELPARRRAAGLIALRSGIGMADEELLERCLDDRSKAVRAAAVDLLDHLPESRRAGRMAARLAPLISAQGLLRKKVNVALPDDPDDGGVRDGLIDPGPGRSRRGYWLRRIVAGAPFSVWESAGLKSAAVAGSVEDADALAGLVAAATARRDAEWADVLLRRQWSTQLFAVLPPVRREQVLTDRLRQVELNLTLRDLDVLSTPWSETFARMVVGVARRAPNVQAMTYVVAAMADGLPTALLPSVEDWLTSLGPDDKTAASALRELLQYRTLLTSIDEVFS, via the coding sequence ATGACGGACGACGCCGAGCTCGGCCTGTGGTGGGACGACCTGCGCGGCGCGGCACTCGTCGGGACCGCACGCCGGGAGCCACCGGCGTGGCCGTCCACCGGTCTGGGCGTTGCGGCGCGGCCGGACGCGGACCGGGAGACCGCGGTGCTGGACGGTGCCGCGCTCGGTGCGACGCTGCGGCAGGCCGGGCGGTCCGCCGGTGTGATCGCACCGCCGCCCGCTCCGGCGCCACCGGAGACCCGTGTCGTCGCGTCACCGCGAGCCGTCCAGTTGCTCGCCCTGCTCATCGGGCAACGCCCGGTGGGCCTCAGGATGCGCGACCGGCTGCTCGACCACTGGTGTGTACGTGCCGAGCGCGCCGGGTGCGTCATACCGCCCGAGCAGGTGGCACCGCTGCTCGAACTCGCGACATCGCAGCCCCAACTGCGCAGTGCGGCCCGGCGGGTGCTGGGGGCGCGCGGCAACTGGCTGGGCGGACAGCGGCCCACCTGGCGGTGGGCGATCGGCACCGGCAGCGGCACCGACGACGCGTTCCAGCCGGCCGACCTGACCGACGAGGGGTTCGCGGACCTGGTGCACGCCGCCCGGGCCCGGGACGCCGACGGCGGCCGCGACCTGCTGGAACACGCCTGGGACGAGTTGCCCGCCCGGCGCCGCGCCGCGGGCCTCATCGCACTACGGTCCGGGATCGGCATGGCCGACGAGGAGTTGCTGGAGCGGTGCCTGGACGATCGTTCCAAGGCGGTCCGCGCGGCGGCCGTCGACCTGCTGGACCACCTGCCCGAGTCGCGCCGGGCGGGTCGGATGGCGGCCCGCCTCGCGCCGCTGATCTCCGCCCAGGGCCTGCTGCGCAAGAAGGTCAACGTCGCGCTGCCCGACGACCCGGACGACGGCGGCGTCCGCGACGGACTGATCGACCCCGGGCCGGGCCGTTCCCGCCGCGGTTACTGGCTGCGGCGGATCGTGGCCGGTGCGCCGTTCTCGGTGTGGGAGTCCGCGGGTCTGAAGTCGGCGGCGGTGGCCGGGTCGGTGGAGGACGCCGACGCGCTCGCCGGCCTGGTCGCGGCCGCCACGGCGCGGCGGGACGCCGAGTGGGCGGACGTCCTGCTGCGGCGGCAGTGGTCCACCCAGCTCTTCGCGGTGCTGCCCCCGGTCCGCCGGGAGCAGGTCCTCACCGACCGGCTGCGACAGGTCGAACTGAACCTGACGCTGCGTGACCTGGACGTGCTGTCCACTCCGTGGAGTGAGACGTTCGCCCGGATGGTGGTCGGCGTCGCCCGACGGGCGCCGAACGTCCAGGCGATGACGTATGTCGTCGCGGCGATGGCCGACGGGCTCCCGACCGCCCTGTTGCCGTCCGTCGAGGACTGGCTGACCTCACTCGGCCCCGACGACAAGACCGCCGCATCCGCTCTGCGCGAGCTGTTGCAGTACCGCACTCTGCTCACATCGATCGACGAGGTGTTCTCATGA
- a CDS encoding ATP-binding protein, whose amino-acid sequence MTDSTLLRAHAEQQYADELAALAAIDDRPRPPRWRLSPWAVATYVLGGTLADGTVVTPKYLGSRRLVEIAISSLATDRALLLLGVPGTAKSWLGEHLSAAISGTSTLVVQGTAGTPEESLRYGWNYAKLLAEGPTRSAVVPSPVMRAMEDGSLVRVEELTRIPADVQDALISILSEKSLPLPELDDEVQAQRGFNVIATANNRDKGVNDLSSALRRRFNTVVLPLPDSLEQEVEIVRTRVRSLGESLDLPVDLAKLVEIERVVTVFRELRSGVTTDQRTTLKSPSSTLSTAEAISVMTNGLALATHYGDGTVRAEDVAAGLLGAVVKDPVQDGVVWQEYLETVVRDRREWRDLYDACRELS is encoded by the coding sequence ATGACCGACTCCACCCTGCTGCGTGCGCACGCCGAGCAGCAGTACGCCGACGAGCTCGCCGCCCTCGCGGCGATCGACGACCGGCCGCGTCCACCACGCTGGCGGCTGTCACCGTGGGCGGTCGCGACCTACGTGCTCGGCGGGACCCTCGCGGACGGAACGGTCGTCACCCCGAAGTACCTCGGCTCGCGGCGGCTCGTCGAGATCGCGATCTCCTCACTCGCCACCGATCGCGCGCTCCTGCTGCTCGGGGTGCCGGGCACTGCCAAATCCTGGCTGGGAGAGCATCTTTCGGCCGCGATCAGCGGTACGTCCACCCTGGTGGTGCAAGGCACTGCGGGCACCCCCGAGGAGTCCCTGCGCTACGGCTGGAACTACGCGAAGCTGCTGGCCGAGGGTCCGACCCGGTCGGCCGTCGTGCCCAGCCCGGTGATGCGGGCGATGGAGGACGGCTCGCTCGTGCGGGTGGAGGAGCTGACCCGGATCCCGGCCGACGTGCAGGACGCCCTGATCTCCATCCTGTCCGAGAAGTCACTGCCGCTGCCGGAGCTCGACGACGAGGTGCAGGCCCAGCGCGGCTTCAACGTCATCGCCACCGCCAACAACCGGGACAAGGGCGTCAACGACCTGTCGTCGGCGCTGCGCCGCCGGTTCAACACGGTCGTCCTGCCGCTGCCGGACTCGCTCGAGCAGGAGGTGGAGATCGTCCGGACCCGGGTGCGGTCGCTCGGCGAGAGCCTCGATCTGCCGGTCGATCTGGCGAAGCTGGTGGAGATCGAGCGGGTCGTCACGGTGTTCCGCGAGTTGCGCTCGGGCGTCACCACCGATCAGCGCACCACGCTGAAGTCCCCCTCCTCGACGCTGTCCACGGCGGAGGCGATCTCGGTGATGACCAACGGGCTGGCCCTGGCCACCCACTACGGCGACGGCACCGTGCGAGCCGAGGACGTCGCGGCCGGGCTGCTCGGCGCCGTGGTCAAGGACCCGGTCCAGGACGGCGTCGTGTGGCAGGAGTATCTGGAGACCGTGGTCCGCGACCGGCGCGAATGGCGGGACCTCTACGACGCCTGCCGCGAACTGAGCTGA